In Fusarium oxysporum f. sp. lycopersici 4287 chromosome 2, whole genome shotgun sequence, a genomic segment contains:
- a CDS encoding NADH-ubiquinone oxidoreductase 20.8 kDa subunit — MFTRQLTFLPLLWSSQRMQLSSITADNWLTNQSIRFSQQVLIDTTPLPADIPAVKEVGASSAPLLSASFFIGARCRDYNDDYMQCKNENPGRGELECLKEGRRVTRCASSVIKDINTHCLAEFRKHWECLDDRNHQLWQCRPAEWKLNKCVYDNLKLEKKIPDQPTNSTPVHLRPKQIFADVRIGPGDGKPFVPGQEDAQQ; from the exons ATGTTCACTCGACAGCTGACTTTCTTACCTTTGCTCTGGAGCTCCCAGCGGATGCAATTGAGTTCTATAACAGCTGATAATTGGCTAACTAATCAATCCATCAGATTCTCCCAGCAGGTGCTCATTGACACCACTCCGTTGCCCGCCGATATTCCCGCCGTCAAGGAGGTCGGTGCCAGTTCTGCCCCTCTCCTCTCggcctccttcttcatcggcGCTCGATGCCGCGACTACAATGACGATTATATGCAATGCAAGAACGAGAACCCTGGCCGAGGAGAGCTTGAGTGCTTGAAGGAGGGCCGACGAGTTACCCGATGTGCCTCCAGCGT TATCAAGGACATCAACACCCACTGCCTGGCTGAGTTCCGCAAGCACTGGGAGTGCCTCGACGACCGAAATCACCAGTTGTGGCAGTGCCGTCCTGCTGAGTGGAAGCTCAACAAGTGCGTCTACGACAATCTG AaactcgagaagaagatcccCGATCAGCCAACGAACTCGACCCCTGTTCACCTTCGACCAAAGCAGATCTTCGCTGATGTACGCATCGGGCCTGGAGATGGCAAGCCCTTCGTTCCGGGGCAGGAGGATGCGCAACAATAG
- a CDS encoding hypothetical protein (At least one base has a quality score < 10) encodes MSAVSSPTIHGSSAQQQPLRSALKNEDDVDRPCPSSGSLKAVQIAEPESEIQTLEDDSQPTKQFPTNLRRRLSGKPLPSPLPNNSSRSSFSDIPSGSRPEETPPTSNPSSHHHGHGHGHRGQYYSEKLLAQVGDWLEHERAKAHARKSKKTHRRRKSKSPTKDTKGESIVEAEPEPQPAQAPAQGSNGRPRSDSLDSDSSDISFDRLQRILEESLSHMGLNSVPHLTPRVSRPKHRKVPSRSSLRGLSSDTEYADGDAIVPSCDVWLDNSKTMSYGGGAADDEDQEPTDADTRADKEKECWLSFKNEIIRIAHTLRLKGWRRIPLGGGDKISVERLSGALTNAVYVVTPPKEIDEAEGKRKPKKVLLRIYGPQVEHLIDRDNELSVLQRLARKKIGPRLLGTFKNGRFEQYFDSITLTPADLRDADMSRQIAKRMRELHDGIDLLPHEREGGPATWKSWDQWLDNVERIATYLDNEYEKEAQAQNGRRDSVVHAWKSRGYVCGTPWPQFRDMMTKYRVHLNSFYKGGQREIKDSLVFAHSDTQYGNILRIRPDDEKSPLLQAANKHKQLIVIDFEYAGPNTRGLEFANHFNEWTYNYHDAAVPWACDVRRYPTPDEQRRFIKAYVDHRPRFQGSNSTPRLAPADSNVSSGMSTPLATPTNPPASSSSSIVEFMLDARVPPGGWSAAERANDERSDQRVRELLEETRQWRPANHAHWIAWGIVQAKIPGLDETIKEEDLLNPDEFDYLSYAQDRVMFFWGDCVRMGLVKREELPPLLQQSIKTIEY; translated from the exons ATGTCTGCGGTGTCGAGCCCCACGATCCACGGCTCGTCtgcccagcagcagccattGCGCTCTGCCCTCAAAAATGAAGATGACGTTGATCGCCCGTGTCCCTCAAGCGGCTCTCTCAAAG CTGTCCAGATCGCCGAACCCGAATCCGAAATTCAAACTCTCGAGGATGACTCCCAGCCTACAAAGCAATTCCCTACCAACCTCAGGCGACGCCTGAGTGGTAAACCTCTGccctctcctcttcccaACAACTCCTCTAGGTCTTCCTTCAGCGACATTCCTTCTGGCAGCCGGCCTGAAGAGACACCTCCTACTTCGaacccttcttctcaccaccacggtcatggccatggccacCGTGGCCAGTACTATAGTGAGAAACTACTCGCCCAGGTAGGAGATTGGTTAGAACATGAACGGGCCAAGGCACACGCGAGGAAGTCCAAGAAAACGCACCGTAGGCGCAAGTCCAAATCGCCAACTAAGGATACCAAGGGAGAAAGCATTGTGGAGGCCGAGCCAGAACCTCAACCGGCTCAAGCACCCGCACAAGGCAGTAATGGACGACCTCGCTCCGATTCTCTCGACTCTGACTCAAGCGATATTTCTTTTGACCGACTTCAGCGTATCCTGGAAGAATCCTTATCTCACATGGGTCTCAACTCTGTGCCTCATCTGACTCCCAGGGTATCCCGCCCTAAGCATCGAAAAGTCCCAtctcgatcttctcttcGTGGCCTTTCTTCCGACACTGAATATGCCGATGGGGACGCCATTGTACCCAGCTGCGATGTCTGGCTTGACAACTCTAAGACGATGAGCTACGGAGGTGGTGCTGcggatgatgaagatcagGAACCAACCGATGCCGATACCAGGGCTGATAAGGAGAAGGAGTGCTGGCTTAGCTTCAAGAACGAAATCATCCGCATCGCCCATACGTTGCGACTCAAGGGATGGAGGCGTATTCCCCTCGGTGGTGGCGACAAGATCTCCGTTGAGAGGCTTAGTGGTGCCTTGACCAACGCTGTCTACGTCGTCACGCCACCGAAGGAAATCGATGAGGCAGAGGGTAAGAGAAAGCCCAAAAAGGTCCTTCTACGCATTTATGGCCCCCAAGTCGAGCATCTCATTGATCGAGACAACGAACTATCAGTCTTGCAGAGACTGGCACGCAAGAAAATTGGACCTCGCCTGCTGGGAACTTTCAAGAATGGCCGTTTTGAGCAGTACTTTGACTCTATCACGCTTACACCGGCGGATCTTCGAGATGCCGACATGTCTCGTCAGATTGCTAAGCGAATGAGAGAGCTTCACGATGGTATTGATTTGCTCCCGCATGAGAGGGAGGGCGGACCAGCAACATGGAAGAGTTGGGATCAATGGCTCGATAATGTCGAGCGAATCGCAACTTACCTTGATAATGAGTAcgagaaagaagctcaagctcaaaaCGGTCGACGCGACTCCGTTGTGCATGCCTGGAAATCGAGAGGCTATGTATGCGGCACTCCCTGGCCTCAGTTCAGGGACATGATGACCAAGTACAGAGTTCATCTCAACAGTTTCTACAAGGGGGGCCAACGAGAGATCAAGGACAGTCTTGTCTTTGCCCATAGCGAT ACGCAATATGGAAATATCCTCCGCATTCGCCCGGATGACGAAAAGTCACCCCTGCTTCAGGCTGCTAACAAACACAAGCAACTCATCGTCATTGACTTTGAATATGCGGGCCCTAATACTCGTGGTCTCGAGTTTGCCAATCACTTCAACGAATGGACATACAACTACCATGATGCTGCGGTGCCCTGGGCGTGCGATGTGCGACGATATCCCACCCCGGATGAGCAACGCCGTTTCATCAAGGCCTATGTCGATCACCGTCCCCGGTTCCAAGGCAGCAACTCCACCCCTCGACTGGCGCCCGCTGATAGCAACGTGTCGAGCGGCATGTCTACGCCACTTGCGACACCAACCAACCCTCCTGCGAGCAGCTCAAGCTCCATCGTCGAGTTCATGCTTGATGCGCGAGTACCACCAGGAGGATGGAGCGCCGCGGAACGGGCCAACGATGAACGAAGCGACCAGCGCGTGCGAGAGTTGTTGGAGGAGACCCGACAGTGGCGCCCAGCCAATCATGCTCACTGGATCGCGTGGGGCATCGTGCAGGCCAAGATCCCAGGTCTCGACGAAACCATCAAGGAAGAAGACCTTCTGAACCCCGATGAGTTCGATTACTTGAGCTACGCCCAGGATCGTGTCATGTTCTTCTGGGGTGACTGCGTGCGCATGGGGCTTGTCAAGCGGGAGGAGCTCCCTCCCCTGCTGCAGCAGTCTATCAAGACTATTGAGTACTAA
- a CDS encoding NADH-ubiquinone oxidoreductase 20.8 kDa subunit gives MSTRRPQFSQQVLIDTTPLPADIPAVKEVGASSAPLLSASFFIGARCRDYNDDYMQCKNENPGRGELECLKEGRRVTRCASSVIKDINTHCLAEFRKHWECLDDRNHQLWQCRPAEWKLNKCVYDNLKLEKKIPDQPTNSTPVHLRPKQIFADVRIGPGDGKPFVPGQEDAQQ, from the exons ATGTCTACCCGAAGGCCCCA ATTCTCCCAGCAGGTGCTCATTGACACCACTCCGTTGCCCGCCGATATTCCCGCCGTCAAGGAGGTCGGTGCCAGTTCTGCCCCTCTCCTCTCggcctccttcttcatcggcGCTCGATGCCGCGACTACAATGACGATTATATGCAATGCAAGAACGAGAACCCTGGCCGAGGAGAGCTTGAGTGCTTGAAGGAGGGCCGACGAGTTACCCGATGTGCCTCCAGCGT TATCAAGGACATCAACACCCACTGCCTGGCTGAGTTCCGCAAGCACTGGGAGTGCCTCGACGACCGAAATCACCAGTTGTGGCAGTGCCGTCCTGCTGAGTGGAAGCTCAACAAGTGCGTCTACGACAATCTG AaactcgagaagaagatcccCGATCAGCCAACGAACTCGACCCCTGTTCACCTTCGACCAAAGCAGATCTTCGCTGATGTACGCATCGGGCCTGGAGATGGCAAGCCCTTCGTTCCGGGGCAGGAGGATGCGCAACAATAG
- a CDS encoding hypothetical protein (At least one base has a quality score < 10), which translates to MVLRKFELEGRLGEEARLIESGVLLEENPLDESTEFNEFLMACRHGDLKRCQELISQGVNINGKDRFDYTPLIIASLCGHYELVRLLLESGALAERNTFQGERCIYNALNDRIRNLLLQYDFSKSSDPYVYWSTHISTLLGRTSPKTTDITLVSGSRSFDLHKFILIARSPYFRAKLAAVPDTTTWKLANAVPVQSFIIVLRYLYLGEVPRDIAPVGGADSEEEVFKGLDKVSKQLEVESLWETILAGGDRRLARQRYQSEVDRARGQFEGFFKLNVLGLKMIVNTDQVKDIKWKYDNSMFADVILRADEPIDIEDEKSGQTTPERDTPTIPIGPAGDQEPVIKRKSVLYPAHKAMLIRSEYFEKMFSGDFVESKRDEHLRIITVDCTPAVLEIILTYLYTETVSCPLEHALDLLYAADMLFLDNLKSKAALTISTLGSGTSNVLVDRTHGEAQRNGETGEEDEQIEMEPVNIYDVIHAAWDLRVQRLEEFAARYLAYRLEDYIDEEDFQALIAESAQRITVREETDTIELLDDIRYYLDDRFRYRFEDAGLEDMMDEEGEISAELAAAMAQQAEISTDAVDGVSADTKHTAKKDSNGQANGGGAVRTLDGAEAEDEFVSDAINYQILQRKIDAMLDRLKLDA; encoded by the exons ATGGTTCTCCGCAAATTCGAACTTGAGGGAAGGCTCGGCGAAGAAGCTCGGCTCATCGAGAGTGGCGTTCTCCTTGAGGAGAATCCTCTTGACGAGAGCACCGAGTTCAATGAGTTCCTCATGGCGTGTCGACATGGCGATCTGAAGAGATGTCAAGAGCTCATCAGCCAGGGTGTAAACATCAATGGCAAGGATCGTTTCGATTACACGCCTCTCATCATT GCAAGTTTATGCGGACACTATGAGCTTGTTCGGCTATTATTAGAATCTG GCGCCCTAGCGGAACGAAATACTTTCCAAGGAGAACGATGCATCTACAACGCCCTCAATGATCGCATCCgcaaccttctccttcaatATGACTTCTCCAAGTCCTCAGATCCTTATGTCTACTGGTCAACTCACATCTCAACTCTTCTTGGCCGTACAAGCCCCAAGACAACAGATATCACCCTAGTCTCAGGCTCCCGTTCTTTTGATCTTCACAAATTCATCCTCATAGCACGGTCACCTTATTTCCGTGCTAAACTTGCTGCTGTCCCAGATACCACTACTTGGAAACTTGCCAACGCTGTACCCGTGCAGTCTTTCATCATTGTCTTGAGATATCTCTACTTGGGCGAGGTTCCTCGTGATATCGCACCTGTGGGCGGCGCTgactctgaagaagaagtattCAAGGGCCTAGACAAGGTCAGCAAGCAGCTCGAGGTTGAATCTCTATGGGAGACTATTCTCGCAGGCGGAGACAGGAGACTTGCTCGCCAACGGTATCAATCTGAAGTTGACCGAGCTCGAGGACAGTTCGAAGGTTTCTTCAAATTAAATGTCCTCGGACTCAAGATGATTGTTAATACGGACCAGGTGAAAGATATCAAGTGGAAATATGACAACTCAATGTTTGCAGATGTCATCCTTCGCGCTGACGAGCCGATCGATATCGAGGATGAAAAGTCTGGTCAGACAACGCCAGAAAGAGACACCCCTACTATACCGATTGGCCCAGCCGGAGATCAAGAACCAGTCATCAAACGCAAATCAGTCCTTTATCCCGCTCATAAGGCAATGCTCATTCGCAGCGAGTACTTTGAGAAGATGTTTTCGGGCGATTTCGTCGAGTCCAAACGGGATGAACATCTCCGAATCATTACCGTCGACTGTACGCCCGCCGTTCTTGAAATCATCCTTACTTACCTCTACACCGAGACTGTTAGCTGCCCCCTCGAGCACGCTTTGGATCTATTATACGCTGCAGATATGCTGTTCCTCGATAACCTTAAGAGCAAAGCTGCTCTGACCATCAGCACGCTCGGTAGCGGCACCTCCAATGTGCTGGTAGATCGCACTCATGGTGAGGCGCAAAGAAATGGCGAGACAGGTGAAGAGGACGAACAGATAGAGATGGAGCCCGTCAACATATATGATGTTATACACGCAGCGTGGGATCTTCGTGTCCAGCGATTAGAAGAGTTCGCTGCGCGTTATCTTGCATATCGCCTAGAGGACTACATAGATGAGGAAGACTTCCAGGCTCTCATTGCAGAGTCTGCCCAACGGATCACTGTTCGAGAAGAGACGGACACTATCGAATTGCTGGACGATATTCGGTATTACCTGGATGACCGATTTAGATACCGCTTTGAGGATGCAGGCctggaagacatgatggatgaggagggagagaTCAGTGCAGAATTAGCTGCTGCGATGGCACAACAAGCTGAGATCTCGACAGATGCCGTAGACGGCGTTTCTGCTGATACTAAGCACACAGCTAAGAAGGATAGCAATGGACAAGCCAATGGCGGAGGTGCCGTGAGGACGTTAGATGGAGCGGAAGCAGAGGACGAGTTTGTTTCAGACGCCATCAACTACCAGATCCTGCAGCGCAAGATCGATGCCATGCTTGACCGACTAAAGCTTGATGCATAG